GGCGCTGGAGCTGGCTGACGTCTGCCTGTCTGACCGCGTCATCTCCGTTCGGAGAGCGGTCGACGGACCTCCTTCGGCAGGTGGAAGGAGATCGATTCCGCGCCCACGGACCGGACCGACACCGAGGCCGACCCCAGCCCCGACAGGGCCGCCGTCAGCTCCTCGACGAGCAGCGGCGGCGCGGACGCCCCGGCGGAGATGCCGATGGTCCGCACCCCCTTGAGCCAGTGGAGCTGGACGTCCTCGACACTCTCGACGAGATGCGCGGCGGCGCCGTCCCGCTCGCTGACCTCGACCAGCCGGCGCGAGTTCGAGCTGTTCTCCGAGCCGACGACCAGGACGAGCTCCGCCTCGGCGGCCACCCGGCGGACCGCGTTCTGCCGGTTGGACGTCGCGTAGCAGATGTCGGCCGAGCCGGGGCCGACGACGGCCGGGAAGCGGTCGCGCAGCGCGTCGACGACCTCTTCGGCCTCGTCCACGGCGAGCGTGGTCTGCATGAGGTAGGTGACCCGCTCGGGATCCGCGACCGCGAGGTCCTCGACCGCCTCGGCGGACTCGACCAGCTGGATCCGCCCCGGCGCCTCGCCGAGGGTCCCGTCCACCTCCTCGTGACCGGAGTGTCCGATGAGCAGGACGGTGTCACCGCGCGCGGTGAACCGCCGCGCCTCGGCGTGCACCTTCTCCACCAGCGGACAGGTGGCGTCAATGACCGCCAGCTCACGCTCGCCCGCCTCGTCCCAGATCGCGGGGGCGACGCCGTGCGCGGAGAACACCACGGTCGCGCCGGGCGGGACCTCGTCCAGTTCCTCGACGAAGACCGCGCCGCGGCTGGCCAGGTCGGCCACGACGTGGGTGTTGTGCACGATCTGCTTGCGGACGTAGACCGGCGCGCCGTGGATCTCCAGCGCCCGCTCGACGACTTCGATGGCGCGCTCGACCCCGGCGCAGAAGGCGCGCGGCTCGGCGAGGAGCAGCCGCCGGCTGCTGACCGCCTCCACCCAGGTCCGGATCGCCGGGCCGAGCTGGTTGATCGTGCGCAGCCCGGCCACCCCGCGGCGGACCAGGTCGAGCCGGCCGAGCGGCTGGTCAGGGGTGTCCACGATCACCCGGATCACCGCGAACGGACGGGTGCCGGCACCGGGGGGGAGAGCGGCGGACTCCATGTCCACGGCGATGGCGCCGGTCGCGGCCAGCTCGGCGCGGACCGCTCCGACCGCCACCTGGGCCACCGACACGACCGGGCCGACGTGCACCCGCAGGCCGGCCCGGCGCAGCTCGCCGGCCAGCAGCGGGGCGGTCGGGCAGGTCCCGGTCACCGTGCCGTCGGCGAGGCGCACCTCGCTCGCGACGACCACGTCACCGGGCTTCGTCTCGGCGGTCAGCCCGCCGGCGAGACCGACGACGGCCACCGCGTCCGGCCGGGCGTCGCGGATCACGCGGTTCGCGCGGTGCGCCTTGTCGGGACCCATCCCGGTCCGCACGATCACGGTGCCGGGCGGCAGGTCCGCCCGCCCGATCGCGAAGCCCTCGAGGCGCAGCGGCGCGGCGATGACGAGGCGCGGCGTGCGGGGCGCCGGCTGGACCGGCGACCCCTTGGCCCCCATCGCGCGGACGCGGGCCGGGGTCACGTCCTCGGCCGGCCCCCCGTGCTCGGCCGCGGTCCCCGCCGCGGCCACCGCCCGGGTCGCCAGCGGGCTCGCGACCGGGGCCGCCCCCCGCCGGAACCCGGCCGACGGCAGCGCCGAACCGGCCCGCGACGGTCCACCGGCCGGCGGCACCGCTCCGGCCTGCTCGGGGATGGCCGCCCGCGGCGCCGCACCGGTGTGCACCGCGGCACCCGCGGGCAGCACCGGCGCCGGCGCCACCGCCGGTACGACCGGCGAGGCGGGCACGACCGATGACGCCGGCACGACGGGCGACATGGACGAGGCGGGCACGACGGGCGACGCGGGCCGCACGGCGGCCGGGCCGAAGCCCGGCGGTCCGATGCTCTGCGCCGCGCCTTCGCGCGGGGTGACGGGGGGCGAACCGCCGAGGTCGGCGTCGCCCCCGTTGTCTGCTGCCGGGATGCTCATGACGTCGACCTGCCGGTGAGGGTCACGTACCGACCGAGTGCCGTCACGGGAAACACCAGCCGGTACAGGTGATAGTTGATGGAGAAGTCCCAGGGGAAGCCCGTGCCGGTGAACTGCGGCTCGTCCCAGGTGCCGTCGGCGCGCTGGGTGTCGCAGAGCCAGCGCACGCCGCGCTCGACCGCCGCCCACTCCGCGGTGCCGGACGCCGGTTCGGCGGCCAGCAGCGCCAGCAGCGCCCAGGCGGTCTGCGAGGCGGTCGGCTCCCCGCGCCCGAT
This is a stretch of genomic DNA from Parafrankia discariae. It encodes these proteins:
- the ispH gene encoding 4-hydroxy-3-methylbut-2-enyl diphosphate reductase, yielding MSIPAADNGGDADLGGSPPVTPREGAAQSIGPPGFGPAAVRPASPVVPASSMSPVVPASSVVPASPVVPAVAPAPVLPAGAAVHTGAAPRAAIPEQAGAVPPAGGPSRAGSALPSAGFRRGAAPVASPLATRAVAAAGTAAEHGGPAEDVTPARVRAMGAKGSPVQPAPRTPRLVIAAPLRLEGFAIGRADLPPGTVIVRTGMGPDKAHRANRVIRDARPDAVAVVGLAGGLTAETKPGDVVVASEVRLADGTVTGTCPTAPLLAGELRRAGLRVHVGPVVSVAQVAVGAVRAELAATGAIAVDMESAALPPGAGTRPFAVIRVIVDTPDQPLGRLDLVRRGVAGLRTINQLGPAIRTWVEAVSSRRLLLAEPRAFCAGVERAIEVVERALEIHGAPVYVRKQIVHNTHVVADLASRGAVFVEELDEVPPGATVVFSAHGVAPAIWDEAGERELAVIDATCPLVEKVHAEARRFTARGDTVLLIGHSGHEEVDGTLGEAPGRIQLVESAEAVEDLAVADPERVTYLMQTTLAVDEAEEVVDALRDRFPAVVGPGSADICYATSNRQNAVRRVAAEAELVLVVGSENSSNSRRLVEVSERDGAAAHLVESVEDVQLHWLKGVRTIGISAGASAPPLLVEELTAALSGLGSASVSVRSVGAESISFHLPKEVRRPLSERR